In Oncorhynchus nerka isolate Pitt River linkage group LG26, Oner_Uvic_2.0, whole genome shotgun sequence, one DNA window encodes the following:
- the LOC115126257 gene encoding uncharacterized protein LOC115126257 — protein sequence MHWLPLVAMVIASALPFPHSPVTSTVAAMTEPGSSLDNHTEDIDDSSSRSPGSYSTRPAPQASVDYNSHSNASLKDYNVTADSGRADSTKRLSVTGVKKDYNNPSIINEEVKTLKGKRKQQSYLSKSNFPTENTNSVGLNKYSNTDGGKLRSTNGSSHQDYPSQENYVLGDYKPDSSRAGDDSSFRDMAQKENHHNSLDPRTDEQDLRPPNMYVVETYKPSTNAGYHSKTEPDRSSQRTPQRAEARTESSDNRGEERREGGPGAVAGKGPNLSEEGMEVGLGLGLGQGLGGVKEKQELLFLDAHPRVLFSSSPPEHPPLLLMLESGMLPIEGEDKEEEEEEVSDADGHMEGHGDREMDRSVPLSWVDTLRGAREPPLPAPRHKRSHLSHTRRGEMPVCESESVWVTDKTTVIDDRGKTVNIVPEIKTVKGALKQYFYETRCLQEGQQRGGGPQREAGGAGASAAGTGTGPVGVSGASCRGVDIRQWVSQCKAKDTYVRALTVDNNGLQGWRWVRINSSCVCVLLSRVTRKNRGRE from the coding sequence ATGCACTGGCTTCCCCTGGTTGCCATGGTGATCGCCTCGGCCCTGCCCTTCCCTCACAGCCCTGTGACCAGTACTGTTGCTGCGATGACGGAGCCCGGCAGTAGCCTGGACAACCACACAGAGGACATCGATGACTCTTCCAGTCGCTCCCCCGGATCTTACTCCACACGTCCAGCTCCTCAGGCCTCTGTGGACTACAACTCCCACAGTAATGCTTCACTCAAGGACTACAATGTGACTGCTGATTCTGGAAGAGCAGACAGTACAAAACGCCTCAGCGTGACGGGTGTCAAGAAAGACTACAATAACCCCTCCATAATTAATGAGGAGGTGAAAACTTTGAAAGGGAAGCGAAAACAACAAAGTTATCTGTCAAAAAGCAATTTTCCTACAGAAAACACGAACAGCGTTGGTTTAAATAAATATTCTAACACTGATGGAGGAAAACTCAGGAGCACCAATGGCAGCAGTCATCAGGACTACCCCTcccaggagaactatgtactagGGGACTATAAACCAGACAGCAGCAGAGCTGGTGATGACAGCAGCTTTAGAGACATGGCTCAGAAGGAAAACCATCATAACTCTCTAGACCCCAGGACCGATGAACAGGATCTCAGACCTCCCAACATGTATGTGGTGGAAACTTACAAACCTTCCACTAATGCTGGATACCACAGTAAAACTGAGCCAGATCGCTCCAGTCAGAGGACCCCGCAGAGAGCAGAGGCTAGGACAGAGAGCAGTGataacaggggagaggagaggagggagggtgggccTGGGGCAGTGGCTGGGAAAGGTCCAAATCTGTCAGAGGAAGGAATGGAAGTAGGactagggttagggctgggtCAGGGGCTGGGAGGTGTAAAGGAGAAgcaagagctgctgtttttagaTGCACACCCGCGGGtccttttctcttcctctcctccagagCACCCGCCCCTCCTCCTCATGCTGGAGTCAGGCATGTTGCCCATAGAAggagaggacaaggaggaggaggaggaggaagtgtcgGACGCAGACGGACACATGGAGGGTcatggggacagagagatggacaggagtGTGCCGCTGAGCTGGGTGGACACTCTCAGGGGGGCCAGGGAGCCCCCCCTCCCCGCCCCCAGGCACAAGCGCTCGCACTTGTCCCACACCAGGCGGGGTGAGATGCCGGTGTGCGAGTCGGAGAGTGTGTGGGTAACGGACAAGACGACGGTCATCGACGATAGGGGTAAAACAGTCAACATCGTGCCAGAGATCAAGACAGTCAAGGGGGCGCTGAAGCAGTACTTCTATGAGACTCGCTGCCTCCAGGAGGGGCAGCAGAGGGGCGGTGGGCCGCAGCGGGAGGCAGGGGGGGCAGGGGCCTCGGCAGCAGGAACAGGGACAGGACCCGTAGGTGTGTCCGGGGCCAGCTGCCGGGGTGTGGACATCAGACAGTGGGTGAGTCAGTGTAAGGCCAAGGACACATATGTCCGAGCCCTCACTGTTGACAACAACGGTCTGCAGGGCTGGAGGTGGGTCCGCATCAACTCGTCCTGCGTGTGTGTCCTACTGTCCAGAGTAACCAGGAAAAACAGAGGAAGGGAGTGA